A stretch of the Gavia stellata isolate bGavSte3 chromosome 11, bGavSte3.hap2, whole genome shotgun sequence genome encodes the following:
- the TNK2 gene encoding activated CDC42 kinase 1 isoform X4 produces the protein MVSRQRLSCSMQVEEGTDWLLELLTELQLQQYFLRIRDELNVTRLSHFEYVKNEDLEKIGMGRPGQRRLWEAVKRRKAMCKRKSWMSKVFSGKRPESELPPQPQSTFRKPPTPPPPEAGGQHSLTCLVRERDLSLFEKLGDGSFGVVRRGEWCTPAGKTLNVAVKCLKTDVLSQPEALDDFIREVNAMHSLDHRNLIRLYGVVLSHPMKMVTELAPLGSLLDRLRKNQGHFLISTLCQYAIQVAKGMAYLESKRFIHRDLAARNILLASNELVKIGDFGLMRALPKNDDHYVMQEHRKVPFAWCAPESLKTRTFSHASDTWMFGVTLWEMFTYGQEPWIGLNGSQILHKIDKEGERLPRPEDCPQDIYNVMLQCWAHKPEDRPTFVALRDFLVEAQPTDMRALQDFEEPDKLHIQMNDIITVIEGRAENYWWRGQNKRTLKVGQFPRNTVTSVAGLSAHDISQPLKNSFIHTGHGDTNPQHCWGFPDKIDELYLGNPMDPPDVLGVDPSAARPTQLPGRAKKPCYDPVSEEEEGLPAGLRKLCLKKPGAGKGLRPVKPSARVPGTKVGEWHPGRPSSEGLAGSEVTLIDFGEEVTQGSPSPVGELTAPSLAKLAMEAFSLLDKTPPQSPTRALPRPLHPTPVVDWDARPLPPPPAYDDVAQDEDDFEVCSITSPPSRRGKTNYGFVDEGERGPALEDDLFLPPKETKQPSLTQTTELFEELQQECMKRLNVPLGPAAPADDKPQIPPRVPIPPRPLRRNEPGRWSGDLSPASGGEEDRPPQIPPRDPLSQPTSRTPSPMALQVGSPQQRTALCSCLSTSPGKPMPTTQSFALDPKYATPKVIQAQGKDCSKGPCILPIVKDGQKVSSTHYYLLPERPAYLDKYEKFFKEAKSPEEVPASRLVTTATVRPMVQQPPPDCKANFSSNNSNPGPKCLVKASCSLQKIVYDGPDGYRLADKIRLVQDTVHGVTTEECQAALQNHGWSVQRAIQYLKVEQLFCLGLKTRVECHRVLEMFDWNLAQASSHLLDPYSTARQKR, from the exons ATGGTGTCTCGGCAGAGGCTGAGCTGTAGCATGCAGGTGGAGGAAGGCACAGactggctgctggagctgctcactgagctgcagctgcagcagtacTTCCTGCGCATCCGGGACGAGCTCAACGTCACCCGCCTCTCCCACTTCGAGTACGTCAAAAATGAGGATCTGGAGAAGATTGGCATGGGACGCCCCG GCCAGCGGCGGCTGTGGGAGGCAGTGAAGCGGAGGAAAGCCATGTGCAAGCGGAAATCCTGGATGAGTAAG GTGTTCAGCGGGAAGCGCCCCGAGTCAGAgctgccaccccagccccagagcaCCTTCCGCAAGCCCCCCACGCCGCCGCCCCCTGAAGCCGGGGGCCAGCACTCCCTCACCTGCCTCGTGCGGGAACGGGATCTCTCGCTCTTCGAGAAGCTGGGCGATGGCTCCTTCGGCGTTGTGCGTCGCGGCGAGTGGTGCACGCCTGCTGGCAAGACG CTGAATGTGGCAGTGAAGTGCCTCAAGACAGATGTGCTGAGCCAGCCAGAGGCACTGGACGACTTCATCCGGGAGGTGAACGCCATGCACTCCCTGGACCACAGGAACCTCATCCGCCTTTACGGCGTGGTGCTCTCTCACCCCATGAAGATG GTGACAGAGCTGGCCCCACTGGGCTCCCTCCTGGACCGCCTGCGGAAGAACCAGGGCCATTTCCTCATCTCCACCCTCTGCCAGTACGCCATCCAGGTGGCCAAGGGCATGGCCTACCTGGAGTCCAAGCGCTTCATCCACCGTGACCTGGCTGCCCGCAACATCCTGCTGGCCTCCAATGAGCTGGTCAAGATCGGGGACTTTGGGCTGATGCGGGCCCTGCCCAAAAATGACGACCACTACGTGATGCAGGAACATCGCAAGGTCCCCTTTGCCTG GTGTGCTCCCGAGAGCTTGAAGACGCGCACCTTCTCCCATGCCAGTGACACCTGGATGTTTGGGGTGACCCTCTGGGAGATGTTCACCTACGGGCAGGAGCCCTGGATCGGCCTCAATGGCAGCCAG ATCCTGCACAAGATCGACAAGGAGGGTGAGCGGCTGCCGCGGCCTGAGGACTGTCCCCAGGACATCTACAACGTCATGCTGCAGTGCTGGGCACACAAGCCTGAGGACCGACCCACCTTCGTGGCCTTGCGGGACTTCTTGGTGGAG GCCCAGCCTACTGACATGAGGGCGCTGCAGGACTTCGAGGAGCCTGACAAGCTGCACATCCAGATGAACGACATCATCACAGTCATCGAGGGCAG GGCTGAGAATTACTGGTGGCGGGGTCAGAATAAGCGGACCCTAAAAGTGGGCCAGTTCCCCCGAAACACGGTGACCTCGGTTGCAGGGCTGTCAGCCCACGACATCAGCCAGCCGCTTAAAAACAGCTTCATCCACACAGGCCATGGAGACACCAACCCGCAGCACTGCTGGGGGTTTCCCGATAAAATTGATGA gCTGTACCTGGGAAATCCCATGGACCCTCCTGACGTTTTAGGTGTGGATCCGAGTGCTGCCAGACCCACCCAGCTTCCAGGCAGGGCTAAAA AGCCCTGCTACGACCCGgtcagtgaggaggaggagggtctGCCAGCAGGTCTCCGGAAGCTCTGCCTGAAGAAGCCAGGTGCAGGGAAGGGTTTGCGACCGGTCAAGCCGTCGGCACGGGTACCAGGCACCAAGGTGGGCGAGTGGCACCCCGGCCGGCCATCAAGCGAGGGGCTGGCGGGCAGCGAGGTGACCCTCATCGATTTCGGGGAGGAGGTGACCCAAGGTAGCCCCTCGCCAGTGGGGGAGCTGACAGCCCCATCGCTGGCCAAGCTGGCCATGGAGGCCTTCTCCTTGCTGGACAAGACCCCACCACAGAGCCCCACACGGGCTCTACCCCGGCCCCTCCACCCTACGCCGGTGGTGGACTGGGACGCCCGCCCCTTGCCCCCACCACCCGCCTATGACGACGTGGCGCAGGACGAGGATGACTTCGAGGTCTGCTCCATCACCAGTCCCCCGAGCCGGCGGGGCAAGACTAACTACGGCTTTGTGGATGAGGGCGAGCGGGGGCCAGCGCTGGAGGATGACCTCTTCCTGCCCCCCAAGGAGACCAAGCAGCCCAGCCTGACACAGACCACCGAGCTCTttgaggagctgcagcaggagtgCATGAAGAGGCTCAACGTCCCCCTGGGACCGGCTGCCCCCGCTGATGACAAGCCCCAAatccccccccgtgtccccattCCGCCCCGGCCCCTACGCCGCAACGAGCCTGGGCGCTGGTCTGGGGACCTTTCCCCAGCTTCAGGGGGCGAGGAAGACCGGCCGCCCCAGATTCCCCCCCGGGACCCACTGTCGCAGCCCACCTCCCGGACACCCAGCCCCATGGCCCTCCAGGTGGGCTCCCCCCAGCAACGCACcgccctctgctcctgcctctctACATCGCCGGGGAAGCCCATGCCCACCACGCAGAGCTTCGCCCTCGACCCCAAGTACGCCACGCCCAAGGTCATCCAGGCGCAGGGCAAGGACTGCTCCAAGGGACCCTGTATCCTGCCCATCGTGAAGGACGGGCAGAAGGTCAGCAGCACTCACTACTACCTGCTGCCTGAGCGCCCTGCCTACCTCGACAAGTATGAGAAGTTTTTCAAGGAGGCCAAAAGCCCTGAGGAGGTGCCAGCATCCCGCCTGGTCACCACAGCCACTGTCCGTCCCATGGTGCAGCAGCCACCGCCAGACTGCAAGGCCAACTTCTCTTCCAACAACAGCAACCCTGGGCCCAAGTGCTTGGTGAAAGCCTCCTGCAGCCTCCAGAAGATTGTCTACGATGGCCCAGATGGCTACCGCCTTGCCGACAAGATCCGACTG GTGCAGGACACAGTGCACGGCGTGACCACCGAGGAgtgccaggcagccctgcagaacCACGGCTGGAGCGTCCAACGGGCCATCCAGTACCTGAAG GTGGAGCAGCTCTTCTGCCTGGGGCTGAAGACCCGCGTCGAGTGCCACCGGGTGCTGGAGATGTTCGACTGGAACCTGGCCCAGGCCAGCTCCCACCTCCTCGATCCCTACAGCACCGCCCGCCAGAA GCGGTGA
- the TNK2 gene encoding activated CDC42 kinase 1 isoform X1, producing the protein MQVEEGTDWLLELLTELQLQQYFLRIRDELNVTRLSHFEYVKNEDLEKIGMGRPGQRRLWEAVKRRKAMCKRKSWMSKVFSGKRPESELPPQPQSTFRKPPTPPPPEAGGQHSLTCLVRERDLSLFEKLGDGSFGVVRRGEWCTPAGKTLNVAVKCLKTDVLSQPEALDDFIREVNAMHSLDHRNLIRLYGVVLSHPMKMVTELAPLGSLLDRLRKNQGHFLISTLCQYAIQVAKGMAYLESKRFIHRDLAARNILLASNELVKIGDFGLMRALPKNDDHYVMQEHRKVPFAWCAPESLKTRTFSHASDTWMFGVTLWEMFTYGQEPWIGLNGSQILHKIDKEGERLPRPEDCPQDIYNVMLQCWAHKPEDRPTFVALRDFLVEAQPTDMRALQDFEEPDKLHIQMNDIITVIEGRAENYWWRGQNKRTLKVGQFPRNTVTSVAGLSAHDISQPLKNSFIHTGHGDTNPQHCWGFPDKIDELYLGNPMDPPDVLGVDPSAARPTQLPGRAKRQPPPRPPQPTILLTKPCYDPVSEEEEGLPAGLRKLCLKKPGAGKGLRPVKPSARVPGTKVGEWHPGRPSSEGLAGSEVTLIDFGEEVTQGSPSPVGELTAPSLAKLAMEAFSLLDKTPPQSPTRALPRPLHPTPVVDWDARPLPPPPAYDDVAQDEDDFEVCSITSPPSRRGKTNYGFVDEGERGPALEDDLFLPPKETKQPSLTQTTELFEELQQECMKRLNVPLGPAAPADDKPQIPPRVPIPPRPLRRNEPGRWSGDLSPASGGEEDRPPQIPPRDPLSQPTSRTPSPMALQVGSPQQRTALCSCLSTSPGKPMPTTQSFALDPKYATPKVIQAQGKDCSKGPCILPIVKDGQKVSSTHYYLLPERPAYLDKYEKFFKEAKSPEEVPASRLVTTATVRPMVQQPPPDCKANFSSNNSNPGPKCLVKASCSLQKIVYDGPDGYRLADKIRLVQDTVHGVTTEECQAALQNHGWSVQRAIQYLKVEQLFCLGLKTRVECHRVLEMFDWNLAQASSHLLDPYSTARQK; encoded by the exons ATGCAGGTGGAGGAAGGCACAGactggctgctggagctgctcactgagctgcagctgcagcagtacTTCCTGCGCATCCGGGACGAGCTCAACGTCACCCGCCTCTCCCACTTCGAGTACGTCAAAAATGAGGATCTGGAGAAGATTGGCATGGGACGCCCCG GCCAGCGGCGGCTGTGGGAGGCAGTGAAGCGGAGGAAAGCCATGTGCAAGCGGAAATCCTGGATGAGTAAG GTGTTCAGCGGGAAGCGCCCCGAGTCAGAgctgccaccccagccccagagcaCCTTCCGCAAGCCCCCCACGCCGCCGCCCCCTGAAGCCGGGGGCCAGCACTCCCTCACCTGCCTCGTGCGGGAACGGGATCTCTCGCTCTTCGAGAAGCTGGGCGATGGCTCCTTCGGCGTTGTGCGTCGCGGCGAGTGGTGCACGCCTGCTGGCAAGACG CTGAATGTGGCAGTGAAGTGCCTCAAGACAGATGTGCTGAGCCAGCCAGAGGCACTGGACGACTTCATCCGGGAGGTGAACGCCATGCACTCCCTGGACCACAGGAACCTCATCCGCCTTTACGGCGTGGTGCTCTCTCACCCCATGAAGATG GTGACAGAGCTGGCCCCACTGGGCTCCCTCCTGGACCGCCTGCGGAAGAACCAGGGCCATTTCCTCATCTCCACCCTCTGCCAGTACGCCATCCAGGTGGCCAAGGGCATGGCCTACCTGGAGTCCAAGCGCTTCATCCACCGTGACCTGGCTGCCCGCAACATCCTGCTGGCCTCCAATGAGCTGGTCAAGATCGGGGACTTTGGGCTGATGCGGGCCCTGCCCAAAAATGACGACCACTACGTGATGCAGGAACATCGCAAGGTCCCCTTTGCCTG GTGTGCTCCCGAGAGCTTGAAGACGCGCACCTTCTCCCATGCCAGTGACACCTGGATGTTTGGGGTGACCCTCTGGGAGATGTTCACCTACGGGCAGGAGCCCTGGATCGGCCTCAATGGCAGCCAG ATCCTGCACAAGATCGACAAGGAGGGTGAGCGGCTGCCGCGGCCTGAGGACTGTCCCCAGGACATCTACAACGTCATGCTGCAGTGCTGGGCACACAAGCCTGAGGACCGACCCACCTTCGTGGCCTTGCGGGACTTCTTGGTGGAG GCCCAGCCTACTGACATGAGGGCGCTGCAGGACTTCGAGGAGCCTGACAAGCTGCACATCCAGATGAACGACATCATCACAGTCATCGAGGGCAG GGCTGAGAATTACTGGTGGCGGGGTCAGAATAAGCGGACCCTAAAAGTGGGCCAGTTCCCCCGAAACACGGTGACCTCGGTTGCAGGGCTGTCAGCCCACGACATCAGCCAGCCGCTTAAAAACAGCTTCATCCACACAGGCCATGGAGACACCAACCCGCAGCACTGCTGGGGGTTTCCCGATAAAATTGATGA gCTGTACCTGGGAAATCCCATGGACCCTCCTGACGTTTTAGGTGTGGATCCGAGTGCTGCCAGACCCACCCAGCTTCCAGGCAGGGCTAAAA GGCAGCCGCCTCCACGCCCGCCTCAGCCTACCATCCTGCTCACCA AGCCCTGCTACGACCCGgtcagtgaggaggaggagggtctGCCAGCAGGTCTCCGGAAGCTCTGCCTGAAGAAGCCAGGTGCAGGGAAGGGTTTGCGACCGGTCAAGCCGTCGGCACGGGTACCAGGCACCAAGGTGGGCGAGTGGCACCCCGGCCGGCCATCAAGCGAGGGGCTGGCGGGCAGCGAGGTGACCCTCATCGATTTCGGGGAGGAGGTGACCCAAGGTAGCCCCTCGCCAGTGGGGGAGCTGACAGCCCCATCGCTGGCCAAGCTGGCCATGGAGGCCTTCTCCTTGCTGGACAAGACCCCACCACAGAGCCCCACACGGGCTCTACCCCGGCCCCTCCACCCTACGCCGGTGGTGGACTGGGACGCCCGCCCCTTGCCCCCACCACCCGCCTATGACGACGTGGCGCAGGACGAGGATGACTTCGAGGTCTGCTCCATCACCAGTCCCCCGAGCCGGCGGGGCAAGACTAACTACGGCTTTGTGGATGAGGGCGAGCGGGGGCCAGCGCTGGAGGATGACCTCTTCCTGCCCCCCAAGGAGACCAAGCAGCCCAGCCTGACACAGACCACCGAGCTCTttgaggagctgcagcaggagtgCATGAAGAGGCTCAACGTCCCCCTGGGACCGGCTGCCCCCGCTGATGACAAGCCCCAAatccccccccgtgtccccattCCGCCCCGGCCCCTACGCCGCAACGAGCCTGGGCGCTGGTCTGGGGACCTTTCCCCAGCTTCAGGGGGCGAGGAAGACCGGCCGCCCCAGATTCCCCCCCGGGACCCACTGTCGCAGCCCACCTCCCGGACACCCAGCCCCATGGCCCTCCAGGTGGGCTCCCCCCAGCAACGCACcgccctctgctcctgcctctctACATCGCCGGGGAAGCCCATGCCCACCACGCAGAGCTTCGCCCTCGACCCCAAGTACGCCACGCCCAAGGTCATCCAGGCGCAGGGCAAGGACTGCTCCAAGGGACCCTGTATCCTGCCCATCGTGAAGGACGGGCAGAAGGTCAGCAGCACTCACTACTACCTGCTGCCTGAGCGCCCTGCCTACCTCGACAAGTATGAGAAGTTTTTCAAGGAGGCCAAAAGCCCTGAGGAGGTGCCAGCATCCCGCCTGGTCACCACAGCCACTGTCCGTCCCATGGTGCAGCAGCCACCGCCAGACTGCAAGGCCAACTTCTCTTCCAACAACAGCAACCCTGGGCCCAAGTGCTTGGTGAAAGCCTCCTGCAGCCTCCAGAAGATTGTCTACGATGGCCCAGATGGCTACCGCCTTGCCGACAAGATCCGACTG GTGCAGGACACAGTGCACGGCGTGACCACCGAGGAgtgccaggcagccctgcagaacCACGGCTGGAGCGTCCAACGGGCCATCCAGTACCTGAAG GTGGAGCAGCTCTTCTGCCTGGGGCTGAAGACCCGCGTCGAGTGCCACCGGGTGCTGGAGATGTTCGACTGGAACCTGGCCCAGGCCAGCTCCCACCTCCTCGATCCCTACAGCACCGCCCGCCAGAAGTAG
- the TNK2 gene encoding activated CDC42 kinase 1 isoform X2 — MVSRQRLSCSMQVEEGTDWLLELLTELQLQQYFLRIRDELNVTRLSHFEYVKNEDLEKIGMGRPGQRRLWEAVKRRKAMCKRKSWMSKVFSGKRPESELPPQPQSTFRKPPTPPPPEAGGQHSLTCLVRERDLSLFEKLGDGSFGVVRRGEWCTPAGKTLNVAVKCLKTDVLSQPEALDDFIREVNAMHSLDHRNLIRLYGVVLSHPMKMVTELAPLGSLLDRLRKNQGHFLISTLCQYAIQVAKGMAYLESKRFIHRDLAARNILLASNELVKIGDFGLMRALPKNDDHYVMQEHRKVPFAWCAPESLKTRTFSHASDTWMFGVTLWEMFTYGQEPWIGLNGSQILHKIDKEGERLPRPEDCPQDIYNVMLQCWAHKPEDRPTFVALRDFLVEAQPTDMRALQDFEEPDKLHIQMNDIITVIEGRAENYWWRGQNKRTLKVGQFPRNTVTSVAGLSAHDISQPLKNSFIHTGHGDTNPQHCWGFPDKIDELYLGNPMDPPDVLGVDPSAARPTQLPGRAKRQPPPRPPQPTILLTKPCYDPVSEEEEGLPAGLRKLCLKKPGAGKGLRPVKPSARVPGTKVGEWHPGRPSSEGLAGSEVTLIDFGEEVTQGSPSPVGELTAPSLAKLAMEAFSLLDKTPPQSPTRALPRPLHPTPVVDWDARPLPPPPAYDDVAQDEDDFEVCSITSPPSRRGKTNYGFVDEGERGPALEDDLFLPPKETKQPSLTQTTELFEELQQECMKRLNVPLGPAAPADDKPQIPPRVPIPPRPLRRNEPGRWSGDLSPASGGEEDRPPQIPPRDPLSQPTSRTPSPMALQVGSPQQRTALCSCLSTSPGKPMPTTQSFALDPKYATPKVIQAQGKDCSKGPCILPIVKDGQKVSSTHYYLLPERPAYLDKYEKFFKEAKSPEEVPASRLVTTATVRPMVQQPPPDCKANFSSNNSNPGPKCLVKASCSLQKIVYDGPDGYRLADKIRLVQDTVHGVTTEECQAALQNHGWSVQRAIQYLKVEQLFCLGLKTRVECHRVLEMFDWNLAQASSHLLDPYSTARQKR; from the exons ATGGTGTCTCGGCAGAGGCTGAGCTGTAGCATGCAGGTGGAGGAAGGCACAGactggctgctggagctgctcactgagctgcagctgcagcagtacTTCCTGCGCATCCGGGACGAGCTCAACGTCACCCGCCTCTCCCACTTCGAGTACGTCAAAAATGAGGATCTGGAGAAGATTGGCATGGGACGCCCCG GCCAGCGGCGGCTGTGGGAGGCAGTGAAGCGGAGGAAAGCCATGTGCAAGCGGAAATCCTGGATGAGTAAG GTGTTCAGCGGGAAGCGCCCCGAGTCAGAgctgccaccccagccccagagcaCCTTCCGCAAGCCCCCCACGCCGCCGCCCCCTGAAGCCGGGGGCCAGCACTCCCTCACCTGCCTCGTGCGGGAACGGGATCTCTCGCTCTTCGAGAAGCTGGGCGATGGCTCCTTCGGCGTTGTGCGTCGCGGCGAGTGGTGCACGCCTGCTGGCAAGACG CTGAATGTGGCAGTGAAGTGCCTCAAGACAGATGTGCTGAGCCAGCCAGAGGCACTGGACGACTTCATCCGGGAGGTGAACGCCATGCACTCCCTGGACCACAGGAACCTCATCCGCCTTTACGGCGTGGTGCTCTCTCACCCCATGAAGATG GTGACAGAGCTGGCCCCACTGGGCTCCCTCCTGGACCGCCTGCGGAAGAACCAGGGCCATTTCCTCATCTCCACCCTCTGCCAGTACGCCATCCAGGTGGCCAAGGGCATGGCCTACCTGGAGTCCAAGCGCTTCATCCACCGTGACCTGGCTGCCCGCAACATCCTGCTGGCCTCCAATGAGCTGGTCAAGATCGGGGACTTTGGGCTGATGCGGGCCCTGCCCAAAAATGACGACCACTACGTGATGCAGGAACATCGCAAGGTCCCCTTTGCCTG GTGTGCTCCCGAGAGCTTGAAGACGCGCACCTTCTCCCATGCCAGTGACACCTGGATGTTTGGGGTGACCCTCTGGGAGATGTTCACCTACGGGCAGGAGCCCTGGATCGGCCTCAATGGCAGCCAG ATCCTGCACAAGATCGACAAGGAGGGTGAGCGGCTGCCGCGGCCTGAGGACTGTCCCCAGGACATCTACAACGTCATGCTGCAGTGCTGGGCACACAAGCCTGAGGACCGACCCACCTTCGTGGCCTTGCGGGACTTCTTGGTGGAG GCCCAGCCTACTGACATGAGGGCGCTGCAGGACTTCGAGGAGCCTGACAAGCTGCACATCCAGATGAACGACATCATCACAGTCATCGAGGGCAG GGCTGAGAATTACTGGTGGCGGGGTCAGAATAAGCGGACCCTAAAAGTGGGCCAGTTCCCCCGAAACACGGTGACCTCGGTTGCAGGGCTGTCAGCCCACGACATCAGCCAGCCGCTTAAAAACAGCTTCATCCACACAGGCCATGGAGACACCAACCCGCAGCACTGCTGGGGGTTTCCCGATAAAATTGATGA gCTGTACCTGGGAAATCCCATGGACCCTCCTGACGTTTTAGGTGTGGATCCGAGTGCTGCCAGACCCACCCAGCTTCCAGGCAGGGCTAAAA GGCAGCCGCCTCCACGCCCGCCTCAGCCTACCATCCTGCTCACCA AGCCCTGCTACGACCCGgtcagtgaggaggaggagggtctGCCAGCAGGTCTCCGGAAGCTCTGCCTGAAGAAGCCAGGTGCAGGGAAGGGTTTGCGACCGGTCAAGCCGTCGGCACGGGTACCAGGCACCAAGGTGGGCGAGTGGCACCCCGGCCGGCCATCAAGCGAGGGGCTGGCGGGCAGCGAGGTGACCCTCATCGATTTCGGGGAGGAGGTGACCCAAGGTAGCCCCTCGCCAGTGGGGGAGCTGACAGCCCCATCGCTGGCCAAGCTGGCCATGGAGGCCTTCTCCTTGCTGGACAAGACCCCACCACAGAGCCCCACACGGGCTCTACCCCGGCCCCTCCACCCTACGCCGGTGGTGGACTGGGACGCCCGCCCCTTGCCCCCACCACCCGCCTATGACGACGTGGCGCAGGACGAGGATGACTTCGAGGTCTGCTCCATCACCAGTCCCCCGAGCCGGCGGGGCAAGACTAACTACGGCTTTGTGGATGAGGGCGAGCGGGGGCCAGCGCTGGAGGATGACCTCTTCCTGCCCCCCAAGGAGACCAAGCAGCCCAGCCTGACACAGACCACCGAGCTCTttgaggagctgcagcaggagtgCATGAAGAGGCTCAACGTCCCCCTGGGACCGGCTGCCCCCGCTGATGACAAGCCCCAAatccccccccgtgtccccattCCGCCCCGGCCCCTACGCCGCAACGAGCCTGGGCGCTGGTCTGGGGACCTTTCCCCAGCTTCAGGGGGCGAGGAAGACCGGCCGCCCCAGATTCCCCCCCGGGACCCACTGTCGCAGCCCACCTCCCGGACACCCAGCCCCATGGCCCTCCAGGTGGGCTCCCCCCAGCAACGCACcgccctctgctcctgcctctctACATCGCCGGGGAAGCCCATGCCCACCACGCAGAGCTTCGCCCTCGACCCCAAGTACGCCACGCCCAAGGTCATCCAGGCGCAGGGCAAGGACTGCTCCAAGGGACCCTGTATCCTGCCCATCGTGAAGGACGGGCAGAAGGTCAGCAGCACTCACTACTACCTGCTGCCTGAGCGCCCTGCCTACCTCGACAAGTATGAGAAGTTTTTCAAGGAGGCCAAAAGCCCTGAGGAGGTGCCAGCATCCCGCCTGGTCACCACAGCCACTGTCCGTCCCATGGTGCAGCAGCCACCGCCAGACTGCAAGGCCAACTTCTCTTCCAACAACAGCAACCCTGGGCCCAAGTGCTTGGTGAAAGCCTCCTGCAGCCTCCAGAAGATTGTCTACGATGGCCCAGATGGCTACCGCCTTGCCGACAAGATCCGACTG GTGCAGGACACAGTGCACGGCGTGACCACCGAGGAgtgccaggcagccctgcagaacCACGGCTGGAGCGTCCAACGGGCCATCCAGTACCTGAAG GTGGAGCAGCTCTTCTGCCTGGGGCTGAAGACCCGCGTCGAGTGCCACCGGGTGCTGGAGATGTTCGACTGGAACCTGGCCCAGGCCAGCTCCCACCTCCTCGATCCCTACAGCACCGCCCGCCAGAA GCGGTGA